In Oxalobacteraceae bacterium OTU3CINTB1, the sequence TGAGATCGTGCACGAATGTTAGACTTGACCCCAGCTAGCGCTGGCGTGCGGCAGGAAGTTGCTAAACCAGACAACTCACGTTATAGTGAGAATAATTCTCATTAAGATTTTGATGTCTGGCCCTCCGCTGAACGGGAACAAGCATGTCCAACGCTGACGCGCATCGACAAATAGGCACGCTCTATAACGAGCATCACGGCTGGCTTGCCACTTGGCTGGGCCATAAGCTCAATTGCCGCAATCTGGGCGCCGAGTTGGCCCAGGATACCTTTGTGCGGCTGCTGACGGCGCGCCTGCCGCAGGATTTGCGCGAGCCGCGCGCCTATCTGACCGCCGTCGCCAAGGGACTGATGGTCAGCCATCTGCGCCGCAGGAAACTTGAAAACGCCTATCTGGAGGCGCTGGCCACGCAGCCCGAGGCCGTCCAGCCGTCGCCGGAGGATCGTCTGGCCGTGCTTGAGACGCTGACCGAAATCGATAACATCCTCGACCGCCTGCCTAACAAAGCCCGGCAGGTGTTCCTGCTGGCCCAGCTCGACGGCCTGAGCTACGCCGAGATCTGCGCGCTGCTGAACTTGTCGCTGAGCACGGTCAAGCGCCACATGGTGCTGGCCTTCCGCCGTTGCCTGGCAGCATTGTGACGGGCGTCGCGTGAAGCTGGGCTTGCGGCCCGCCCCGCCCGACCGGGCGGCGATCTCAAAACAGATCCTGACCGAGGCGGCCACCTGGCTGATGGAATTGCACGACGGTCCGCTGAGCCATCAAGAACGCGCGCAGCTCGACGCATGGCGCCAGCGTAGCGCCGAGCACGAGCTGGCGTGGGAAAAGGCCACCGCGTTGATGGGCAAGTTCGGCGCCCTGCCGCCCTCCGGCGCCACCGCGCTCAAGACCATGTCGATGCGCGAGCGGCGCGGCGCCGTCAAGCTGGTGGCGGCGCTGCTGGTGGCCGGGCCGATCGGCTGGATGGCCTACCGCAACGCCCCCTGGCCCGACGCCGGCGGCTTTCGCACCTCGACCGGCGGACGCCGCGACATCGTGCTCGACGACGGCACCCGCATCACGCTGAACACCGATACCCACATCGACGTCGCTTACGATCGCGCGCGCCGCATGGTCCACTTGCGCCGCGGCGAGATTCTCATCACCACCGCCAGGGACGCCGCCCGCCCGCCACGCCCGTTCCTGGTCGACGTCGGCGAAGGGGCGATCCGCGCGCTCGGCACCCGCTTCGTCGTGCGCCAGCTTGAACAGCGCAGCCAGGTGTCCGTGTTCGAGGGCGCGGTCGAGCTGCGGCCGCGCGACGCACCAGCGGCCGCCGCCGTCATCGCGGCCGGCCGCCAGTCGGTGTTTTCCCGCGCGCGCGTCGAGCCGTCCTCGGAGGCCGACGAGGCCGCCATCGCCTGGCAGCACGGCATGCTGATCGCCGACCGCATGCCGTTGGCGCGCTTCGTCGCCGAGCTGAACCGCTACCGACCCGGCACGCTGCGCTGCGCGCCGGCCGTCGCCGGACTTGCGGTGTCGGGCGCGTTCTCGCTGACGGACACCGACCTGACCTTGTCGCTCCTCGAGCAAACCCAGCCGGTCAAGCTGCGCTATGTGACCCGTTTCTGGGCAACCGTCGGGCCGGCCTGATGGGCCGGCCTGAAAAATATTTAAAAAAATCCAAAAATAATTGAGCCTTTCCGCGATCTCGTTCGACATATCAAATAAGAACACCACATTTGATCAGCGAAAGGCCAGTAATGAGTCATCAGCAGCAAACCTCGCGAACCGCCGGCAAGGCCGTCTTCCGGCGCACCGCGTTGTCGGTGGCAATCACCTATGCCGCCGCCGTGTTGTCGGCGGCCGCGTTGGCGCCGCTTGCCCAGGCACAGGCGCCGGCCGACACCGTCCAGTCCTACGATATTGCCGCCGGCCCGCTGGGTCAGGCGCTGTCGCGCTTTGCCGCCCGCGCGGGTGTGGCGCTGTCGTTCGATGCCGCGCTGTTGGAGGGCAAGACCAGTAACGGCCTGCGCGCGACCGTATCGGTCGACGACGGTTTTTCGCAGTTGCTGCAAGGCAGCGGCCTGCAGGCGCAGCGCCTTACCGGCGGCGGC encodes:
- a CDS encoding sigma-70 family RNA polymerase sigma factor, encoding MSNADAHRQIGTLYNEHHGWLATWLGHKLNCRNLGAELAQDTFVRLLTARLPQDLREPRAYLTAVAKGLMVSHLRRRKLENAYLEALATQPEAVQPSPEDRLAVLETLTEIDNILDRLPNKARQVFLLAQLDGLSYAEICALLNLSLSTVKRHMVLAFRRCLAAL
- a CDS encoding FecR domain-containing protein, which codes for MKLGLRPAPPDRAAISKQILTEAATWLMELHDGPLSHQERAQLDAWRQRSAEHELAWEKATALMGKFGALPPSGATALKTMSMRERRGAVKLVAALLVAGPIGWMAYRNAPWPDAGGFRTSTGGRRDIVLDDGTRITLNTDTHIDVAYDRARRMVHLRRGEILITTARDAARPPRPFLVDVGEGAIRALGTRFVVRQLEQRSQVSVFEGAVELRPRDAPAAAAVIAAGRQSVFSRARVEPSSEADEAAIAWQHGMLIADRMPLARFVAELNRYRPGTLRCAPAVAGLAVSGAFSLTDTDLTLSLLEQTQPVKLRYVTRFWATVGPA